The following are encoded together in the Robertmurraya sp. FSL R5-0851 genome:
- the pucD gene encoding xanthine dehydrogenase subunit D, with protein MIETKKKKIRPDGPGKVTGALKYLTDLSFPGMLYGKILRSMEPHAEIQSISVDQAKQLPGVRGIVTYEDVPGLNGFGLIFPDQPVLCENRVRYVGDAIAAVAADTIEIADEALQLIQVEYKQLPVIVDPEKALHPDAPKLHPDGNLLHRAYYSKGDVEEGFQSCSYIIEETYELPRQMHAYMETEGGVIVPEADGKLTVYVGTQHGFKDRYQLSRILNMNESDIRIVSSPMGGSFGGKDELNIQPYGALLALATNCPVKIHQTRRESVRAGLKRHPMKITMKTGVDNSGKILSHKVRILADTGAYATLGPAVLDFAVEHAPGPYIIPNIEIEGLSVFTNNGVAGEFRGFGGNQVTFALEGQIDRLAEKLQMDPIEFREKNLRQVDSPGPLGQKIAPTSGARDVLEAIKEKVVKTTNESHLSDPWKVIGTGVTISVHGGGLGVGRIDPAGGRLSFTKEGKIEAAFGFEECGQGLLAVIETLVIEEFKCKEDDIRIVVGDTDSVPISGSSTASRATSMVWNSIQRMKETFRGGILERASSVTGIPVAELNMGPNGVWLNDGNLCVSYAELAEKTLNEPLLNVETSFNFPVSPDAVVDGSHFLYAFSSVLARVEVDLLTGKVKVLDLDQAIAAGPVVSLLGYQGQIEGGGIMALGYSLMEEAKMENGAYVNDNFDTYLIPTIQDVPFVMNVEAIEKLQEGDLYGPRGVGEIGTIAVAPAIVKAIHDATGCWVNKLPVSREFLLEQMSTRGEKRWI; from the coding sequence GTGATAGAAACGAAGAAAAAGAAAATACGTCCTGACGGTCCTGGAAAAGTAACTGGTGCACTAAAATATTTAACCGACTTATCGTTTCCAGGGATGCTATATGGAAAAATCTTAAGGAGTATGGAGCCTCATGCAGAAATACAATCGATTTCCGTTGACCAGGCGAAGCAGCTTCCTGGGGTAAGAGGGATTGTCACCTATGAGGACGTTCCAGGGTTAAACGGGTTTGGACTCATATTTCCTGACCAGCCAGTACTATGTGAGAATCGAGTACGGTATGTTGGGGATGCGATCGCAGCTGTGGCTGCAGACACGATAGAAATAGCTGATGAAGCGTTGCAACTCATTCAGGTGGAATATAAGCAGCTTCCGGTCATTGTTGATCCTGAAAAAGCCCTGCATCCTGATGCACCAAAACTTCATCCCGATGGAAATCTACTCCACCGTGCCTATTATTCAAAAGGAGATGTGGAGGAAGGATTTCAGTCATGCTCCTATATTATAGAGGAAACCTATGAACTTCCAAGACAAATGCATGCTTATATGGAGACAGAAGGTGGAGTGATTGTCCCTGAAGCTGACGGAAAATTAACGGTCTATGTTGGTACGCAGCATGGGTTCAAAGATCGTTATCAGCTATCAAGAATTTTAAATATGAATGAGTCTGATATTCGGATTGTATCGAGTCCGATGGGTGGATCGTTTGGAGGAAAAGATGAATTAAATATACAGCCGTATGGAGCACTACTCGCACTTGCAACAAACTGTCCTGTTAAAATTCATCAAACGAGAAGAGAATCGGTTCGCGCGGGGCTAAAGCGCCACCCGATGAAAATAACGATGAAAACCGGTGTGGATAATTCGGGAAAAATCCTCTCACATAAGGTAAGGATTTTAGCGGATACAGGAGCTTATGCCACACTAGGTCCCGCTGTTTTGGATTTTGCTGTAGAGCATGCTCCTGGTCCTTACATCATTCCGAACATAGAAATAGAAGGTTTGTCCGTTTTCACAAATAACGGTGTGGCAGGTGAATTTAGAGGATTTGGTGGGAATCAGGTGACATTCGCACTCGAAGGACAAATCGATCGTTTAGCTGAAAAATTGCAGATGGATCCTATTGAATTTCGCGAAAAAAACTTGAGACAAGTGGATAGTCCTGGACCTTTAGGACAAAAAATTGCTCCAACTAGTGGGGCTAGAGATGTCTTAGAGGCAATAAAGGAAAAAGTGGTTAAAACTACAAACGAAAGTCATTTGTCAGATCCGTGGAAGGTAATAGGAACTGGAGTGACCATTTCCGTTCATGGTGGAGGATTAGGTGTCGGTCGAATTGACCCTGCAGGTGGACGACTTTCTTTTACTAAAGAGGGAAAAATAGAAGCTGCTTTTGGCTTCGAAGAGTGTGGGCAAGGCTTGCTAGCTGTGATTGAGACGTTAGTTATCGAAGAATTTAAATGCAAGGAAGATGATATTCGTATTGTTGTCGGAGACACAGACTCCGTACCAATATCGGGATCGTCCACAGCCTCTCGTGCAACAAGTATGGTGTGGAATTCCATTCAAAGAATGAAGGAGACTTTTCGAGGCGGGATTTTGGAAAGGGCATCGAGTGTAACCGGTATACCAGTTGCTGAACTAAATATGGGACCGAATGGAGTTTGGCTCAATGATGGCAATCTATGTGTCTCGTATGCTGAATTAGCTGAAAAAACTCTCAATGAACCACTTTTAAATGTAGAAACTTCCTTTAATTTTCCAGTAAGTCCTGATGCGGTTGTAGATGGAAGTCATTTCTTATATGCGTTTTCTTCTGTGTTAGCACGGGTGGAGGTTGACCTTTTAACCGGGAAGGTAAAGGTGCTTGATTTAGATCAAGCAATTGCGGCTGGTCCTGTTGTTAGCTTGCTAGGTTATCAGGGACAAATTGAAGGAGGAGGGATTATGGCGCTAGGCTACAGTTTGATGGAAGAAGCAAAGATGGAAAATGGAGCGTACGTAAATGATAATTTTGATACGTATCTAATCCCGACTATTCAAGATGTGCCATTCGTCATGAATGTGGAAGCGATCGAGAAGCTTCAAGAGGGAGATCTATATGGTCCGCGTGGAGTAGGAGAGATTGGTACCATTGCCGTTGCTCCAGCGATTGTGAAGGCGATCCATGATGCAACGGGGTGTTGGGTTAACAAACTACCTGTATCAAGGGAGTTTTTACTAGAGCAAATGTCTACTAGAGGGGAGAAGCGCTGGATATGA
- a CDS encoding IS91 family transposase, translating to METNILRRIFFDKHQHWEAFKRKHGAKIRPIVIKEVEKFRDCGDIKNGFKLFVCEGCHDVRKVPYRCKGRFCTTCSVGESEEWSRLLTEDVLQVNHRHVIFTIDEGLRDVFLLHRHLLKDLMDASARLLTDFFKKKAKVTPGIIAGLHTFGSRVNFNPHVHMLVTMGGLTEKGEWKQYDFLPFTMLRKQWQTVVLKLIRNGVSPREKKRIQPRLQKAFTNNGEGFYVYAPKQRGKIKEQLRYIGRYIRRPAIGINRIEAYDGQFVTFKYKDKTDGKDKSETVSVEEFISRLIRHIPDEQFKTIRHYGMYSRRSKNLCKKVLSTWQQKARRWVVKVKKTLRRQTWRERIVASGKKDPLVCQRCECYYEYKGEVCLENGKLEIKVALCKTTRAYLERMINDLTGIKNPQKGKEKEEKHKPKPVQATERQLCLFGVS from the coding sequence ATGGAGACCAATATATTGAGAAGAATATTTTTTGATAAACACCAACATTGGGAAGCTTTCAAAAGAAAACACGGTGCTAAAATCCGCCCTATCGTAATTAAGGAGGTTGAGAAATTTCGAGATTGTGGGGATATCAAAAATGGATTTAAGTTATTTGTGTGTGAAGGTTGTCATGATGTGCGAAAGGTTCCTTACCGATGTAAAGGTCGATTTTGTACCACGTGCTCTGTTGGAGAAAGTGAAGAATGGAGTAGGTTACTTACTGAAGATGTTCTTCAGGTTAATCATCGGCACGTAATTTTTACGATTGATGAAGGACTAAGAGATGTATTTCTCCTTCACCGACATCTATTAAAAGATTTAATGGATGCTTCTGCAAGACTACTTACTGACTTCTTCAAAAAGAAAGCAAAGGTAACACCTGGGATTATTGCTGGACTCCACACTTTTGGTTCAAGGGTCAACTTCAATCCTCACGTACATATGTTAGTTACAATGGGTGGATTAACAGAAAAAGGAGAATGGAAGCAGTATGATTTCTTGCCATTTACGATGCTTCGTAAACAATGGCAAACGGTCGTATTAAAATTAATTAGAAACGGAGTTTCACCAAGAGAAAAGAAAAGAATCCAACCAAGACTTCAAAAGGCGTTCACCAATAATGGCGAAGGCTTCTATGTGTATGCACCTAAACAGAGGGGAAAAATAAAAGAACAACTTCGTTATATTGGCCGTTATATTCGTCGACCAGCGATTGGAATCAATCGGATTGAGGCATATGATGGGCAATTCGTTACGTTCAAATATAAGGATAAAACTGACGGAAAAGACAAATCCGAAACCGTAAGTGTCGAAGAATTTATTTCACGTTTAATTCGCCATATCCCAGACGAGCAATTTAAAACTATTCGGCATTACGGTATGTATTCTAGAAGATCAAAAAACTTGTGTAAAAAAGTGTTGAGTACTTGGCAACAAAAAGCAAGACGTTGGGTTGTAAAAGTTAAGAAAACCTTACGTCGCCAGACGTGGCGTGAAAGAATAGTAGCCAGTGGCAAGAAAGACCCTCTCGTTTGTCAGAGGTGTGAATGTTACTATGAATACAAGGGAGAAGTCTGCCTTGAAAATGGTAAATTAGAAATAAAGGTAGCCTTATGCAAAACTACAAGAGCTTATTTAGAAAGGATGATTAACGATCTCACCGGTATCAAAAACCCGCAAAAAGGGAAAGAAAAAGAAGAAAAACATAAGCCTAAACCAGTCCAAGCAACAGAGCGTCAACTATGTTTGTTTGGCGTGTCATGA
- a CDS encoding 2Fe-2S iron-sulfur cluster-binding protein has product MKEQTEIMSPPQMELSLTINGSNVVLQVPPTKRLVTILREELNFTGTKISCEVGRCGACAVQMNNQLVNSCLVMAYQANGASIVTIEGLAGEELDPIQRAFLEEGGFQCGYCTPGMVMAVNALLATNPSPSDEQIQEALSGNLCRCTGYGGIIRAVQKAISSNNQEI; this is encoded by the coding sequence ATGAAAGAACAAACAGAAATCATGTCTCCTCCCCAAATGGAGCTCTCTTTAACCATTAATGGAAGCAATGTTGTATTACAGGTTCCCCCCACGAAAAGGCTTGTTACCATTTTGAGGGAGGAATTAAATTTCACAGGTACGAAAATTTCGTGTGAAGTTGGCCGTTGCGGAGCTTGTGCGGTTCAAATGAACAATCAGTTAGTGAACTCATGCCTAGTGATGGCTTATCAGGCAAACGGCGCTTCTATCGTGACGATTGAAGGATTAGCAGGAGAAGAACTGGATCCTATTCAACGTGCATTTTTAGAAGAGGGTGGTTTTCAATGTGGTTATTGCACACCGGGAATGGTGATGGCGGTAAATGCCTTGTTAGCTACAAACCCTTCTCCATCAGACGAGCAAATCCAGGAAGCTCTATCTGGGAACCTTTGTCGATGTACGGGATATGGTGGAATAATACGTGCTGTCCAAAAGGCGATATCAAGTAATAATCAAGAAATTTGA
- a CDS encoding L-dopachrome tautomerase-related protein, with the protein MIPMLPSEKYFGNFELVYPFYGAMPTGVTVSETGRIFICFPKWGDDVKFTVAEIVEDKLQPYPNLQTNLVNPENFTRTFISVQSVVADGRGTLWVLDTAAPNFSEPIKGGAKLVAVDLETNTIRKVYTFTEDVVLPTTYLNDVRFDFRVGKAGYAYITDSSSTGPGAIIVVDLADGNAFRRLNGANSTSPDPYFIPKVEGKVLMNRNKDGSTSPFRLASDGIAISPDGRVLFFCPLTSRHLFSITTEALRDRSIPDMELPYHVEYWGEKGASDGMITDAKGTVYAGDYEHNCIRKILPNGTMETIIHDPRMLWPDTFSIGPDQYLYVIVNQLHRQPRFHYGKDLRQKPYSLLRIKIDEFPAPTF; encoded by the coding sequence ATGATACCTATGTTACCTAGTGAAAAATATTTCGGTAATTTTGAACTGGTTTATCCATTTTATGGGGCTATGCCTACAGGTGTTACTGTTTCAGAAACCGGTCGTATTTTCATTTGCTTCCCGAAATGGGGAGACGATGTTAAATTTACGGTGGCGGAAATTGTTGAGGATAAATTGCAGCCTTATCCTAATTTACAAACCAATTTGGTTAACCCCGAGAATTTTACAAGGACTTTTATCAGTGTCCAAAGTGTAGTTGCTGATGGAAGGGGAACACTTTGGGTATTAGATACAGCTGCACCCAATTTTTCTGAACCTATTAAAGGGGGGGCAAAATTAGTCGCTGTTGATCTAGAAACGAATACAATAAGAAAAGTATATACCTTTACAGAAGATGTTGTCCTGCCTACAACTTATTTGAATGATGTCCGTTTTGATTTTCGTGTTGGAAAAGCAGGGTATGCTTATATAACGGATTCTTCTTCAACAGGACCAGGAGCTATAATCGTCGTAGATTTAGCAGATGGAAACGCCTTCAGACGGTTAAATGGGGCAAATTCAACTTCACCCGATCCCTATTTTATACCGAAAGTAGAAGGAAAAGTATTAATGAATCGAAATAAAGATGGCAGTACTTCTCCATTTAGACTGGCTTCTGACGGTATTGCGATTTCGCCTGATGGAAGGGTATTATTTTTTTGTCCACTAACCAGTCGTCATCTGTTCTCGATCACAACAGAAGCCCTGAGAGACAGAAGCATACCGGACATGGAATTACCTTATCATGTGGAGTATTGGGGAGAAAAAGGTGCATCTGATGGAATGATCACTGATGCAAAGGGAACTGTTTATGCTGGAGATTATGAACACAACTGTATCCGCAAGATATTGCCAAATGGCACAATGGAAACGATCATACATGACCCGAGAATGTTGTGGCCGGATACTTTTTCAATTGGTCCGGATCAATATTTGTATGTCATTGTGAACCAATTACATCGACAGCCTAGATTTCATTATGGAAAAGACTTACGACAGAAACCTTATAGTTTACTTCGTATCAAAATTGATGAATTTCCTGCTCCGACCTTTTGA
- a CDS encoding cupin domain-containing protein — MNLYRQLGYYHQWQNPMYYNRYDNNWCNDWNPHYYNWKNNLGDNENPYNRGNVLKDFGPQPFVINIEQAAKKNNNFRIALWTGNHLQVTLMNIGVGEDIGLEIHPTLDQLLHIEDGQGLVQMGKNKGIYDFQANVYDDYVIVIPAGTWHNLTNTGNKPIKLYSIYAPPQHPYGTVHETKAIAMASENHY, encoded by the coding sequence ATGAATTTGTACCGACAATTAGGTTATTACCATCAATGGCAAAATCCAATGTATTATAACCGGTATGACAATAATTGGTGTAACGACTGGAATCCCCATTATTATAACTGGAAAAATAATTTGGGCGATAATGAAAATCCTTATAATAGAGGCAATGTATTAAAGGATTTCGGGCCGCAGCCATTTGTAATTAATATTGAACAGGCCGCCAAGAAGAATAACAATTTCCGCATAGCTTTATGGACGGGAAATCATTTGCAGGTTACTTTAATGAATATTGGTGTTGGAGAAGATATCGGATTGGAAATCCACCCAACATTGGATCAGTTGCTCCATATTGAAGATGGTCAAGGACTTGTTCAAATGGGGAAAAATAAAGGAATATACGATTTTCAAGCCAATGTCTATGACGACTATGTAATCGTGATACCCGCAGGAACATGGCATAATCTAACGAACACAGGTAATAAACCAATAAAATTATACTCCATTTATGCACCACCTCAACATCCATATGGTACTGTTCATGAGACAAAGGCAATTGCCATGGCTTCAGAAAATCACTATTAA